One window of Legionella pneumophila subsp. pneumophila str. Philadelphia 1 genomic DNA carries:
- a CDS encoding LapA family protein — protein sequence MRILMLVTYLLLIIIGVSFAALNASSVQVNFYFKTVSMPISVLMTIMLGVGVFIGFVLFITRYWRLKIECRKMKNQLKLTEKEIKNLRSIPLQDQH from the coding sequence ATGCGCATATTAATGCTGGTAACTTATCTGCTGCTTATTATTATTGGTGTTAGTTTTGCGGCTCTAAATGCCTCGTCGGTTCAAGTTAATTTCTATTTTAAAACGGTGTCCATGCCTATCTCTGTTCTTATGACTATCATGCTCGGAGTTGGTGTTTTTATAGGTTTTGTTCTCTTTATTACACGATATTGGCGTTTAAAAATTGAATGTCGTAAAATGAAAAACCAATTAAAACTAACTGAAAAAGAAATTAAGAATTTACGTTCAATACCCTTACAAGATCAACATTAA
- the lapB gene encoding lipopolysaccharide assembly protein LapB yields the protein MINLWPLLLPAAAWSGWWLANRSNSNKDAHVHNRLSREYVVGLNYLLNEQSDKAVDVFIKLLEVDSDTVETHLALGSLFRRRGEVDRAIRIHQNLIARPQLSIQQRKEALMALGQDYMSAGVFDRAERIFLEVVELGGSRDTSSLQGLLAIYQQEKAWEKALDIIKKLEISTGASFHNQAAHYYCEMASQALKINAMDRAIYCIKQAMNVDPESVRASLMNATIEIKEGRYKQAIRSLKRVPQQDAEFLTEIIEPLVLCHKELDSMPDCIHYLEQTLEKHPRASVIFVIADYLRQNKGMDIAIDFVADNLSKHPSIRGLNRLIYWHLESAHGKVREKLQMLYDITSKFLDNKPIYRCGHCGFGGKHLHWHCPSCKQWGRMKPIHGLEGD from the coding sequence ATGATTAATTTATGGCCACTGTTGTTACCTGCTGCCGCATGGTCTGGCTGGTGGCTGGCTAACCGCAGTAATTCCAATAAAGATGCTCATGTCCACAATCGCTTATCGCGAGAATATGTAGTTGGACTTAATTATTTATTAAATGAACAATCTGATAAAGCGGTTGACGTATTTATCAAGCTTCTAGAAGTTGATAGCGATACAGTAGAAACCCATCTTGCACTGGGTAGCTTGTTCAGGCGTAGAGGGGAAGTAGACAGAGCTATTCGTATTCATCAAAATTTAATCGCCAGGCCTCAATTAAGTATTCAACAACGAAAGGAAGCCCTAATGGCTTTAGGGCAAGATTATATGAGTGCTGGAGTGTTTGACCGAGCTGAACGTATATTCCTTGAAGTTGTTGAGTTGGGCGGGAGTAGAGATACAAGCAGTCTTCAAGGATTATTAGCAATTTACCAACAAGAAAAAGCTTGGGAAAAAGCTTTAGATATTATTAAGAAACTGGAAATTTCTACCGGAGCCAGTTTCCACAATCAAGCAGCTCATTATTACTGTGAAATGGCTAGTCAAGCGCTTAAAATCAATGCAATGGATAGAGCAATTTATTGTATAAAGCAAGCAATGAATGTTGATCCGGAATCCGTAAGAGCCAGTTTGATGAATGCTACAATTGAAATAAAAGAAGGCCGCTATAAACAGGCTATTCGATCTTTAAAAAGAGTGCCGCAGCAGGATGCAGAGTTTTTAACCGAAATCATTGAACCATTAGTTCTTTGTCATAAAGAGCTGGACTCCATGCCGGATTGTATTCACTATCTTGAGCAAACTTTGGAAAAACATCCGAGAGCCTCTGTAATTTTCGTTATAGCTGATTATTTGCGACAAAATAAGGGTATGGATATTGCAATTGACTTTGTGGCTGATAATTTAAGCAAACATCCATCGATAAGAGGTTTGAATCGTTTGATTTATTGGCACTTGGAGTCTGCTCATGGGAAAGTACGTGAAAAACTGCAAATGCTTTATGATATTACTAGCAAGTTTTTAGATAATAAGCCCATATATCGATGTGGGCATTGTGGTTTTGGTGGTAAACATTTACATTGGCATTGCCCAAGTTGTAAACAGTGGGGTAGAATGAAGCCTATCCATGGTTTGGAAGGGGATTAA
- a CDS encoding DegT/DnrJ/EryC1/StrS family aminotransferase, which yields MQFIDLKTQYSLIENDILNSIKRVLNHGQYIMGPEIAELEKELATFVGVKHAIVNSSGTDALLMALMALDIQPGDEVITSPFSFFATAEVISLCHATPVFVDIDPLTYNLDPEQLERAITKKTKAIMPVDLYGQCADYDVINAIATQYGIPVIEDAAQSFGATYKGKYSCSLATIGCTSFFPSKPLGGYGDSGACFTNDDVLAQKLIEIRIHGQNARYCHHRVGINGRMDTIQAAILLQKLKIFSNEILLRQKVAKRYDQMLSELVKTPYVHECNASVYAQYTIEVENRDVFAKSMQASGIPTAVHYPIAMHQQQALGYLNYKLGDFPNSEKASQHVISLPMHPYLQEDEQLKIVAAVRNALLVMNEEAMV from the coding sequence ATGCAATTTATCGACTTAAAAACACAATATTCTTTAATTGAGAATGATATTTTAAACAGCATTAAAAGGGTATTAAATCATGGCCAATATATTATGGGGCCTGAAATTGCAGAACTTGAAAAAGAGTTAGCCACTTTTGTTGGAGTGAAGCATGCGATTGTGAATTCAAGTGGTACAGATGCTTTATTAATGGCATTGATGGCTCTGGATATTCAGCCTGGGGATGAAGTAATTACAAGCCCATTTAGTTTCTTCGCAACAGCAGAAGTGATTAGCCTTTGTCATGCAACACCCGTCTTTGTAGATATAGATCCTTTAACTTATAATTTGGATCCTGAGCAGTTAGAGAGAGCAATCACTAAGAAAACCAAGGCCATTATGCCAGTTGATTTATATGGGCAATGCGCAGATTACGATGTGATTAATGCCATTGCAACTCAATACGGTATTCCTGTTATTGAAGATGCTGCGCAGAGTTTTGGAGCTACTTATAAAGGCAAATACTCTTGTTCCCTGGCTACTATTGGCTGTACTAGTTTTTTCCCGTCAAAACCTTTAGGTGGTTATGGTGATTCTGGAGCTTGTTTTACTAATGATGATGTTTTAGCCCAAAAATTAATTGAAATTAGAATTCATGGACAAAATGCCCGCTATTGCCATCATCGGGTAGGGATTAACGGTCGAATGGACACTATCCAAGCAGCAATACTACTTCAGAAGCTGAAAATATTTTCTAATGAAATTCTATTGCGACAAAAAGTAGCAAAACGTTATGATCAAATGCTTTCTGAGTTAGTGAAAACTCCTTATGTGCATGAATGCAATGCGAGTGTGTATGCTCAGTATACCATTGAGGTTGAGAATAGAGATGTATTTGCGAAATCAATGCAAGCCTCAGGTATACCTACAGCTGTTCATTACCCAATTGCTATGCATCAACAGCAGGCACTTGGTTACTTAAATTACAAACTTGGAGATTTTCCAAACTCTGAAAAAGCAAGTCAACATGTAATTAGCCTGCCTATGCACCCTTATTTACAAGAAGATGAGCAATTGAAAATAGTTGCAGCAGTTAGAAATGCTTTACTTGTGATGAATGAAGAGGCCATGGTATAA
- the pyrF gene encoding orotidine-5'-phosphate decarboxylase: MTPKLIVALDFDNQDNAIQLVEKLDPNHCALKVGSELFTLLGPQFVKALVRREFKVFLDLKFHDIPNTVAKACHSAAELGVWMINVHAIGGLKMLQAARESLKTYGKDRPLLIAVTVLTSFEEGELASVGISNTLPEQATHLAMLAREAGLDGVVSSAHEVKIIKQKCGENFITVTPGIRLPNNLKDDQSRVMTPQQAIREGSDFLVIGRPITQASNPYEVVSALLRDL; encoded by the coding sequence ATGACACCTAAATTAATCGTTGCGTTGGATTTTGATAATCAAGATAACGCTATACAGTTGGTTGAAAAACTTGATCCGAATCATTGCGCACTTAAGGTTGGGAGTGAGCTTTTTACTCTATTAGGGCCTCAGTTTGTAAAAGCATTGGTAAGAAGAGAGTTTAAAGTATTTTTAGATTTAAAATTTCACGATATCCCTAATACAGTTGCTAAAGCATGCCACTCCGCTGCAGAATTAGGGGTATGGATGATAAATGTTCATGCCATCGGCGGCTTAAAAATGTTACAAGCTGCCAGGGAATCTTTAAAAACGTATGGTAAAGACAGGCCTTTGTTGATAGCAGTGACTGTGCTGACCAGTTTTGAAGAAGGGGAGCTGGCCAGTGTTGGTATTAGTAACACATTGCCTGAGCAAGCAACCCATCTGGCTATGCTTGCCAGAGAGGCTGGGCTTGATGGTGTGGTAAGCTCTGCACATGAAGTTAAAATTATAAAACAGAAGTGTGGTGAGAATTTTATTACCGTTACTCCTGGCATAAGACTGCCAAATAATCTAAAAGATGATCAATCGCGAGTAATGACTCCACAACAAGCCATCAGAGAAGGAAGTGATTTTCTGGTTATTGGAAGACCAATTACGCAAGCGAGCAATCCTTATGAGGTTGTCTCAGCATTATTACGTGATCTTTGA
- the vpdC gene encoding Dot/Icm T4SS effector VpdC: MMTPQHVISQLLESDTKYPQNLDLLKKIIISAYLGRLRINGLPPDNKIALGNYLFDDERMIFDFTRLSDSKRALFIEWLLEPHQKDKEHGFLSGVYVNEYRGFTAEVALSWWGILKNWLFNNKSEHWKITDLGLSVNYQLTGIEMCHGKQGILIGFNQFLVPPSGTKYRDPNDSQSEPLGNVKRVFITDKLVDELVGLNYKKLNYESVCKSPHPQSIDVTDPEARHKDMYDYRKMQRFNGVRPWYIRLWRWISKLFFGDTYDAKKTSTSDDNLELLYKTKTVKIYQRSKSKEILVTEKRPDITNLVFCGGGAKIFAHVGVWKALNEAGMKPTKFAGSSAGAIMSLMCYLGYTADEISELFKHFKQEHLVQFDIDRNGLSDTHSLKTALDYAIANKVRQIVNKYKIPYPKGKITFSTLASLREQFPDCGIGKELIVTATNKRSGKTIYLSANRYPLLEVSEAVKISASFPVLYRDTLLDGEEHNDGGILSNFPTEVFFDDHSTLLESEFGNNLKVLAVQFDNGIERNVIDRIMDKVYRENFVLNWIYSLLTGVSDPASGWERDRLKLRQYALQTIIPETGKVSTTGFNVERQSQEELIQNGYQSTLDYLNVRYTRKNNSYVNKEIMYSTFNSLGDLLAYCCYRGDEQWFNVVNNLIVQSTLPNRTALMKQSLELRKLYFNTSLPSNPEKNKTACNESNTLTFFGNAVCQHHNHSQELENGNHDVLLALYPIFLKLSTDLLINKIDKNLLDRARHSLNIHSPFDCLEHFNKISGNAHVMIHIIVKLIKELKERSCQQIYDVLKEVRHLLYSDINLMKANYFGKWDLGLPQCIRILNLLKQEKHDDVSRLLDCLRNQMEPVQTVKGGVHHDDLNNGSHERYRFGLGV, encoded by the coding sequence CTGATGACCCCACAGCACGTCATAAGTCAACTGCTGGAATCTGATACCAAATACCCTCAGAATTTAGATTTATTAAAAAAAATAATCATATCAGCTTATCTGGGACGCCTCAGAATTAATGGATTACCTCCAGATAACAAGATTGCACTTGGAAATTATTTATTTGATGATGAACGTATGATTTTTGATTTCACTCGATTGAGTGATTCAAAAAGAGCTTTATTTATTGAATGGTTGCTTGAGCCTCATCAAAAAGATAAAGAGCATGGTTTTTTAAGTGGCGTTTACGTGAATGAATATCGAGGTTTCACTGCGGAGGTTGCTTTAAGTTGGTGGGGTATCTTAAAAAACTGGTTATTTAATAATAAATCTGAGCATTGGAAAATAACGGATTTGGGACTTTCTGTCAATTATCAGCTGACTGGTATTGAAATGTGTCATGGAAAGCAGGGTATCTTAATTGGATTTAACCAGTTTTTAGTACCACCTTCAGGTACAAAATACAGAGATCCGAATGATAGCCAAAGTGAGCCATTAGGTAATGTTAAAAGAGTATTCATTACTGATAAACTGGTTGATGAACTTGTTGGGCTCAATTATAAAAAACTTAATTATGAGTCTGTCTGTAAAAGCCCTCATCCTCAATCTATTGATGTAACTGATCCAGAAGCTCGTCATAAAGACATGTATGACTACAGAAAAATGCAACGTTTCAATGGTGTGAGGCCTTGGTATATCAGACTTTGGAGATGGATATCTAAACTATTTTTTGGCGATACATACGACGCTAAAAAAACAAGCACTTCAGACGACAATTTGGAATTACTTTATAAAACTAAAACTGTCAAAATTTATCAGCGCTCCAAATCAAAAGAGATCTTGGTCACAGAGAAGCGACCTGATATTACTAATTTGGTTTTTTGTGGAGGTGGGGCAAAAATTTTTGCTCACGTGGGGGTTTGGAAGGCTCTCAATGAAGCAGGAATGAAGCCAACCAAATTTGCAGGAAGCTCTGCCGGTGCAATCATGTCTTTGATGTGCTACCTGGGTTATACTGCTGATGAAATTAGTGAACTTTTCAAGCATTTCAAACAAGAGCATTTAGTTCAATTTGATATAGACAGAAATGGATTATCTGATACTCATTCCTTAAAGACCGCGCTGGATTATGCTATCGCAAATAAAGTAAGGCAAATAGTAAATAAATATAAAATTCCATATCCTAAGGGAAAAATAACTTTTAGTACTTTAGCGTCTCTAAGAGAGCAATTTCCAGATTGTGGAATAGGCAAAGAATTAATTGTTACAGCAACAAATAAACGCTCAGGAAAAACTATTTATTTATCAGCAAATCGTTACCCATTATTGGAGGTCAGTGAAGCAGTTAAAATTTCTGCGAGCTTTCCAGTTTTGTATAGAGATACTCTGCTGGATGGTGAAGAGCATAATGACGGTGGAATATTAAGTAATTTTCCAACCGAAGTTTTTTTTGATGACCACTCAACGCTGTTGGAGTCTGAATTTGGTAATAATTTAAAAGTATTGGCAGTTCAATTTGATAATGGGATTGAAAGAAATGTTATTGATAGAATAATGGACAAAGTTTATCGAGAGAATTTCGTTCTTAACTGGATTTATAGCTTACTGACTGGAGTGAGTGATCCTGCAAGTGGATGGGAAAGAGACCGCCTTAAGTTAAGACAATATGCTCTTCAAACTATAATTCCTGAAACAGGGAAAGTATCAACAACAGGATTTAATGTAGAGAGGCAGAGCCAGGAGGAATTAATCCAAAATGGTTATCAATCAACTCTGGATTATCTTAATGTAAGATATACTAGAAAAAACAACAGCTATGTTAATAAGGAAATAATGTACTCTACTTTCAATTCTTTGGGAGATTTGCTTGCTTACTGTTGTTACAGAGGAGATGAACAATGGTTTAATGTTGTTAATAATCTAATTGTGCAATCTACCTTACCTAATCGTACTGCTTTAATGAAACAATCCCTTGAACTTAGAAAACTTTATTTTAATACGTCTCTACCATCTAATCCTGAAAAGAATAAAACAGCTTGTAATGAAAGCAATACTTTAACTTTTTTTGGTAATGCGGTTTGTCAGCATCATAATCACAGCCAGGAACTTGAAAATGGAAACCATGATGTCTTACTGGCACTCTATCCAATTTTTTTAAAACTATCTACTGATTTATTAATAAATAAAATTGATAAGAACCTATTAGACCGTGCACGTCATTCACTAAATATACATTCTCCCTTTGATTGTCTTGAGCATTTTAACAAAATTTCAGGAAATGCTCATGTTATGATTCATATCATCGTTAAATTAATTAAAGAGCTCAAAGAAAGATCATGCCAACAAATTTATGATGTATTAAAAGAGGTTAGGCATTTATTGTATAGCGACATTAATCTTATGAAAGCAAATTATTTTGGCAAATGGGATTTAGGTCTCCCTCAATGTATACGGATCTTGAATTTGTTAAAACAGGAAAAGCATGACGATGTATCTCGGCTATTGGATTGCCTACGTAACCAAATGGAGCCTGTGCAAACAGTAAAAGGAGGAGTGCATCATGATGACCTTAATAACGGGAGCCACGAGAGGTATAGGTTTGGCCTTGGCGTATGA
- a CDS encoding SDR family NAD(P)-dependent oxidoreductase — protein sequence MMTLITGATRGIGLALAYEFASHGHDLILIGRDSEQLEHISKQLNTQYQVNVEYKVHDLSKPGSAFKLYTDLKEQGVEVNCLVNNAGIGYMGSFVEMGMNKLDDLMNINMISLSELTLCFLHDFVARNEGSVLQVSSTAAFQPGPFMAAYYASKAYVATLSHAIAYELKDTKVSMSILCPGATKTNFFHASGMESSMLERGYIGMMTPEKVAKIAYKGLKKGKLYIIPGLRNKILAYAAAISPKAIALRIASYLHHKIL from the coding sequence ATGATGACCTTAATAACGGGAGCCACGAGAGGTATAGGTTTGGCCTTGGCGTATGAGTTTGCATCACATGGCCATGATTTAATACTTATTGGTAGAGATTCTGAACAGCTGGAGCACATTTCAAAGCAATTAAATACACAATATCAAGTTAATGTTGAATATAAAGTACATGACTTAAGTAAACCTGGAAGCGCATTTAAGTTGTATACTGATTTAAAAGAGCAGGGTGTAGAAGTCAACTGCCTGGTTAATAATGCGGGCATAGGCTATATGGGTTCTTTTGTTGAGATGGGCATGAACAAGCTCGATGATTTAATGAACATAAACATGATTTCTTTAAGTGAATTAACACTATGTTTTCTTCATGATTTTGTGGCTCGAAACGAAGGCAGTGTTTTACAGGTTTCTTCAACAGCAGCATTTCAACCGGGTCCTTTTATGGCAGCCTACTATGCGAGTAAGGCATATGTGGCAACGCTTTCCCATGCTATTGCTTATGAGCTTAAAGATACTAAGGTATCTATGTCTATTCTTTGTCCTGGAGCAACAAAAACCAATTTTTTCCATGCTTCTGGTATGGAAAGTTCTATGTTGGAGAGGGGATATATTGGAATGATGACACCAGAAAAGGTCGCTAAAATTGCCTATAAAGGATTAAAAAAAGGAAAGTTGTATATTATTCCGGGGCTAAGAAATAAAATTTTAGCCTATGCAGCAGCCATATCACCCAAAGCGATTGCTCTTAGGATCGCATCTTATCTTCATCATAAAATTTTGTAG
- a CDS encoding GspH/FimT family pseudopilin, producing the protein MRLQLMKITGFTLLETMLTLALLVGLLLLGSWSFFSLIQNNERETLVNSIKTAIQYSKIQAIHLGHPIYLLPFGSNENWSRGMVLAKLNQTTNKTELIHQWQWSSNSWNINWKGVDSNHRIIISNIPNRAMSNGKFILNNKRTNEKVVVTLNRLGRVRVGGN; encoded by the coding sequence ATGCGGCTTCAATTGATGAAAATAACAGGATTTACTCTACTTGAAACGATGCTTACATTAGCTTTGCTTGTAGGATTATTGCTTTTAGGTTCATGGTCATTTTTTTCACTAATACAAAATAATGAGAGAGAAACATTAGTTAATAGTATAAAAACAGCCATTCAATACTCCAAAATACAGGCTATTCATTTGGGGCATCCGATTTATCTTCTTCCTTTTGGTTCTAATGAAAATTGGTCCAGGGGGATGGTGCTTGCTAAACTTAATCAAACAACCAATAAAACTGAGCTTATTCACCAATGGCAATGGAGTTCTAATTCCTGGAATATTAATTGGAAAGGCGTAGATTCAAACCATAGAATTATTATATCCAATATTCCGAATCGTGCGATGAGTAATGGTAAATTTATTTTGAACAATAAGCGAACCAATGAAAAAGTTGTGGTTACTTTAAATAGGCTTGGCAGGGTTAGGGTAGGGGGTAATTAA
- a CDS encoding chorismate--pyruvate lyase family protein, which produces MSINYESLLIADTKGPGLLKNWLEYQDSLTDKLKAITGNAELERLSQNWSIPNWWDKYVLCIPDKSILQREIVMKNQGIIYWYARSVIPQSCYALKPEFFNRLENESIRNLIFDESSVRRLPILCYPVDQLNLEFHWVKKYISAEYSQMWVRFTELVFQEKSSFYLVEILLPELENLL; this is translated from the coding sequence ATGTCTATTAATTATGAATCCCTGCTGATTGCCGATACCAAAGGGCCAGGATTGCTCAAAAATTGGTTAGAATACCAAGATTCCTTAACAGATAAACTAAAAGCAATAACCGGTAATGCGGAGCTGGAACGTTTATCTCAGAACTGGTCTATCCCAAATTGGTGGGATAAGTATGTTCTGTGTATACCGGACAAAAGCATTCTTCAACGTGAAATTGTTATGAAAAATCAAGGGATTATCTATTGGTACGCGCGATCGGTTATCCCACAATCGTGTTATGCCCTTAAGCCAGAGTTTTTCAACCGTTTGGAAAATGAATCAATACGAAATCTCATTTTTGATGAAAGTAGTGTGAGACGGTTACCAATACTTTGTTATCCTGTAGATCAATTAAATCTTGAGTTTCATTGGGTTAAAAAATACATTAGCGCTGAATACTCTCAAATGTGGGTCAGGTTTACGGAGCTAGTATTTCAGGAAAAGAGTTCTTTTTATTTGGTTGAAATCTTGTTACCAGAGCTGGAAAATTTATTATGA
- the ubiA gene encoding 4-hydroxybenzoate octaprenyltransferase, whose translation MIPWNAYVRLLRLNKPIGILLLWYPTAWALWMANQGFPSIDLLMIFLLGTVFMRSAGCVINDIADRHIDRHVARTQFRPLTAGEVSLSEAFILLFILLCASLLLLLKLPINCFYFAVISVLITFLYPFCKRFLNAPQLILGLAFSMGIPMAFIASGKNLNSDFIVLFLINFSWIIAYDTMYAMTDKADDLKIGVKSTAIYFASYDRLIIALLLIFLHSLWLVWAINKNAEWFFYLLWCTAAGILTYQLKLIYARIPKNCFKAFLVSGYYGLVMWFAVGLALI comes from the coding sequence ATGATTCCCTGGAATGCCTATGTCAGATTATTACGCTTAAATAAACCAATAGGAATTTTATTACTTTGGTATCCCACCGCATGGGCACTTTGGATGGCAAATCAGGGCTTTCCTTCTATTGATTTGCTTATGATTTTTTTATTAGGTACAGTATTTATGCGTTCCGCAGGTTGTGTTATTAACGATATTGCTGACAGGCATATTGATAGGCATGTAGCCAGAACCCAATTTCGCCCCTTGACTGCTGGAGAGGTCAGCTTGTCTGAGGCATTTATTTTATTGTTTATATTACTTTGTGCCTCATTGCTTTTATTATTAAAACTTCCAATCAATTGTTTTTATTTTGCGGTTATTTCCGTGCTAATTACTTTTTTATACCCATTTTGTAAACGATTTTTGAATGCTCCACAACTGATATTAGGTTTGGCTTTTTCCATGGGTATTCCTATGGCATTTATTGCCTCAGGGAAAAATTTAAATAGTGATTTTATTGTATTGTTTTTAATTAATTTTTCCTGGATTATCGCTTATGACACGATGTATGCGATGACTGACAAAGCCGATGATTTAAAAATAGGAGTCAAATCGACTGCAATATATTTTGCAAGTTATGATAGATTAATTATTGCTTTGTTACTGATTTTTCTGCATTCTTTATGGTTGGTATGGGCAATAAATAAGAACGCAGAATGGTTTTTTTATTTGTTATGGTGTACTGCGGCTGGAATACTGACTTATCAACTAAAGTTAATTTATGCAAGAATACCTAAAAATTGTTTTAAAGCATTTTTAGTGAGTGGTTATTATGGATTAGTAATGTGGTTTGCCGTTGGATTAGCATTGATTTAA